Part of the Myxococcus fulvus genome, GGGCCGCATCGCGAACATCTATGAGAAGGCGGGCATGGAGTTCGTCGTCGTCACCAGCGAGTCGCGCAACCAGCGCGGCGACGTGGTGGTGAAAGGCACCTGGACCGCCGTCATCCGCGGCGGGTAGGCCTGCGCTCGCGCCATGAGGATCGCCTTCTGCGGTACGCATCGCGCGGGCAAGTCGACGCTCCTGGAGGAGCTGACGGAGCTCTTGCCCTCTTCCTACGTGACGGTGGATGAGCCGTACCACCAGCTGGAGGAAGAGGGGCATGAGTTCGCGCAGCCCCCGTCCCTGGAAGACTTCGAGGCGCAGCTGGTTCGCTCCCTCGAGAACGTCGCGGAGGAGGACGGGCGCGACGTGTTGTTCGACCGCTGCCCCGTGGACTTCCTCGGCTATCTGCTGGCCCACGAGGACGGGGACGCGTTCGACCTGGACGCGTGGCTGCCACGGGTGCGAGAGGCGCTCGGGAAGCTCGACCTGGTGGTGTTCGTCGGCATCGAGTCGCGGGACCGGATCGCGCTCTCCACCTCCGAGGACGCGGAGCTGCGGCAAGCAGTGGACGAGACGTTGAAGGAGCTGCTCCTCGACGACCCGCACGGGCTCGACGTGGCGGTGCTCGAAGTCGAGGGGAGTCCGAGGGAGCGCGCGAAGCAGGTCCTCGCGCACCTCTCACGGTGACG contains:
- a CDS encoding AAA family ATPase; translated protein: MRIAFCGTHRAGKSTLLEELTELLPSSYVTVDEPYHQLEEEGHEFAQPPSLEDFEAQLVRSLENVAEEDGRDVLFDRCPVDFLGYLLAHEDGDAFDLDAWLPRVREALGKLDLVVFVGIESRDRIALSTSEDAELRQAVDETLKELLLDDPHGLDVAVLEVEGSPRERAKQVLAHLSR